One genomic region from Lycorma delicatula isolate Av1 chromosome 1, ASM4794821v1, whole genome shotgun sequence encodes:
- the LOC142317387 gene encoding ATPase inhibitor mai-2, mitochondrial-like, giving the protein MFRNTAAGIIRCQLNLINMAQYSKNQVGDLGSGAGKGGGGGGSIREAGGAFGKMEAGKEEEYFYYQQKEQLKRLKDDLTDEISFHEEQIKRHQEAIERHKKRMNNLDN; this is encoded by the exons ATGTTTCGCAATACTGCAGCTGGGATTATTCGCTGTCAGTTGAACTTAATAAA TATGGCACAGTATTCAAAAAACCAAGTTGGTGATCTTGGAAGTGGTGCTGGAaaaggtggtggtggtggtggttcAATTAGAGAAGCTGGAGGTGCATTTGGTAAAATGGAAGCTGGTAAAGAAGAAGAGTACTTCTATTATCAG CAAAAAGAACAATTGAAAAGACTGAAAGATGATTTAACTGACGAGATAAGTTTTCATGAAGAACAAATCAAAAGACATCAGGAAGCTATAGAACGTCATAAGAAGAGAATGAACAACTTAGATAATTAA